TTCTACCATGTCTACGCCTCAGGAGAAGAGCGAAAATCAATGCCATAACTATGACTATAACTGCAACTACGACCATGACTACGGTCCCAATGCCCGATGGAGCCCGAACAACAGGCTGCTCACCGGTGGCAGCCGAGTCTTTCTCCCACCATCTATCAATCGTCTCGGGCCAGACTACTTTGACTTTTCCAAGCATGTCTTGTTGGGTAAGCCCCCCGGGAATGCTGGGAAGGACAACCATTTGACGTGCTGGTAGCGATATACCGGCGTTACTGGTGAGGTCTCGAACTTCAACAAACCCCTCTAATACCATCACTGTGGTTGTGCCATCCTCGTCCACATTCACCGTGAATTCAGTGCCGCGAACAGAGGCGACGGCGATAGGAGTTATAACTTCAAATTTTTTGAGCTTCTTTTGAATGGATACCCATATTTTGCCTATTAAGAGTTCAAAACTTTCCTTGTCCGGACCCCGTATTGTGAAGCTGGTCCTTGGACCGAGGTCAATCAGGCCACCATTTGGGAGTTCTATTGTTACCTTACCGTTGTCCTCCGTTCTTATCTCGTCACCCAGCTTTAGAACAGTTTGGTCGTATTTCGTCCATTCATCTACTCCCCCCTTCCGGACATACACTTCCCCGGATATGTCGGTAAGTACAGTCCCCTCCGTGAGCTTGGTCGGTGGCGTCACCGGCGGCTCGGTCGTTGTGGTTAGGACAGAATGGGATATTCTTGTGAGGCTCCAGCTCTTGCCCTTCATGTTATACTGGTACTGCTCAAGAGGATAAGCAAGGTCAATGTTTGAGAAAGGGCCTGAAGGGGTGACGCCCATCCAGGTGCTGCCCGACAGCGTCTGCCCTGTAAGACTCACCGAGAGATCACCACTTGCTTTCGCGACTGTCAAAGGAGTGACTGTATAGAGCTCGGCGCCGTTCGGGAAAAAAATTTGAATTCCCATATACGGTCCCGAAGGGTTCATAGTTGTTGTTGGCGGGTCCGCGGGTAAGCGTGCTGCTGAATTTGGTGCAGGGGTAATGGCGCTCGGTCCGGTACCAAAATTCGGGTCGCTACAGTAGACGCTCGTGACTAAAGCAAATATCTCTACGTCATATGGCCCTGCGAGACTCTTAAGAGTCACCG
This is a stretch of genomic DNA from Chloroflexota bacterium. It encodes these proteins:
- a CDS encoding FecR family protein, whose translation is MKKLVPLVITAAFLAMAVVTALPLAPTAVAQQAKVGAQFSTYWIYDSPEDTFTNGEVTGSKEWHANIGSGVPLTGLTLTLDSTIGGFAPLDTEDNLPSSLTMEASELLTDFPYGKEVVNLRGVDTTKPVSAAPMSVTKPETPSVVNPSITSTSPYDGTYTGTFNYEYRENRLEKVPGHEYSEFVEGEWKTGSFTLTVTLKSLAGPYDVEIFALVTSVYCSDPNFGTGPSAITPAPNSAARLPADPPTTTMNPSGPYMGIQIFFPNGAELYTVTPLTVAKASGDLSVSLTGQTLSGSTWMGVTPSGPFSNIDLAYPLEQYQYNMKGKSWSLTRISHSVLTTTTEPPVTPPTKLTEGTVLTDISGEVYVRKGGVDEWTKYDQTVLKLGDEIRTEDNGKVTIELPNGGLIDLGPRTSFTIRGPDKESFELLIGKIWVSIQKKLKKFEVITPIAVASVRGTEFTVNVDEDGTTTVMVLEGFVEVRDLTSNAGISLPARQMVVLPSIPGGLTQQDMLGKVKVVWPETIDRWWEKDSAATGEQPVVRAPSGIGTVVMVVVAVIVIVMALIFALLLRRRHGRT